One part of the Gossypium raimondii isolate GPD5lz chromosome 1, ASM2569854v1, whole genome shotgun sequence genome encodes these proteins:
- the LOC105785439 gene encoding uncharacterized protein LOC105785439, whose translation MGSLLVPSPLLLPSLSRSFLPKLQSQPQYISPRISLCNQYPFRLSFQSSFPRKSLCSHRSLAGAFNTSSEGTVSVINIEDFNEKDWSFLDSEELNSEQAKRNIDRITSAGEISESSRVLVSVGSEGFVDHLVESSNTQLLLVVHDSIFFLAGIKEQYDEVKCWQGELIYVPEKWTPFDVIFLYFLPALPIELDQIFAALAKRCSSGARVVISHPQGREVLEQQRKEFPDIVNGNLPDKTTLQKVAADHSFEMTEFVDEPGFYLAVLKFSEAN comes from the exons ATGGGGTCACTTCTAGTACCTTCCCCTCTACTTCTTCCGTCACTTTCCCGTAGCTTCCTTCCTAAACTCCAATCTCAGCCTCAATATATTAGCCCTCGCATTTCCCTATGTAATCAATACCCTTTTCGCCTTTCATTTCAATCCAGTTTTCCTCGTAAGTCACTATGCAGTCATCGGTCATTAGCAGGGGCTTTTAATACTTCAAGCGAGGGGACGGTGTCGGTTATCAATATCGaagattttaatgaaaaagaTTGGTCATTTCTTGATTCGGAAGAGTTAAATTCCGAGCAAGCTAAACGAAATATCGACCGCATTACATCTGCCGGAGAAATATCGGAGTCGTCAAGGGTTCTAGTTTCGGTCGGTTCGGAAGGATTTGTGGATCATTTAGTTGAATCATCAAATACCCAATTGTTGCTTGTAGTCCATGATTCTATATTTTTCTTAGCTGGGATTAAGGAGCAATACGATGAGGTTAAGTGTTGGCAAGGGGAATTGATTTATGTGCCGGAAAAATGGACACCATTTGATGTCATATTTCTCTATTTTCTGCCTGCTTTGCCAATCGAACTTGACCAAATATTTGCGGCGCTGGCGAAACGTTGTTCATCAG GTGCAAGAGTGGTGATTAGCCATCCCCAAGGGAGGGAAGTGCTAGAGCAGCAACGGAAAGAGTTTCCCGACATTGTAAACGGAAACTTGCCCGACAAAACCACGTTACAGAAAGTTGCAGCTGACCATTCCTTTGAGATGACTGAATTTGTTGATGAGCCTGGATTTTACCTAGCTGTTTTGAAGTTTAGCGAGGCAAATTAG